One Pseudomonadota bacterium DNA window includes the following coding sequences:
- a CDS encoding TonB-dependent receptor, translating to MTKIKLTAANRLSGLPRTTLALLIAAPLAAQAQPTQETGGDAGERATDLGSLVVTSTRRDQTLSDIPRSVRVFDGEELENLQAQTNSVQEILGKLIPGFAPPVTEGSAGSLTLRGRAPLFLIDGVPIASNTNFSRYLDKFDPMTIDRIEVVYGPTALYGAGATGGVIQFFTKPANTDSLKIEAGSQLRAYVTGEDNFDSDSQLRQFYASVSGPVNDRLSVYGYASYADTGGVARAEGDLLPGRSQFVDDISFLGKARLQMTEAQALTLTLNATELDYQDASFEFSRSIADDGTVIAARNPAPLSYAEPPTNEFFFASLDYAHEDVLGGRVSAQLYYSESEFLNPASDIRPLLMRFGGPFPDFFPGLWQTGRITDEFGLRTQFSRQFDNGLNITVGLDYNDAESDSLLPISSEADFDQTLFLDAAVRAQQTPPYTLDATGLFVEAGMPVTDRVSLSAGLRWDEFDYEVIGPYDVVFTFQPGERPGGSGSSDDISWNTGINFDLTDRTVLFANYSEGFTIPSLGFIGNNVPPGVPVSDSRLVEPIITESIEVGIRGNAGPLQFAAAAYTTDSDFSTAIGVDPATGLAVRDRAPIDIYGVEASVLWNVNDRFSVESAITWVEGEVDPNNDGNELDVTTQDVPPVKFWITPRYQITSKWSIFGQLFYVADRDEAFEDGTDPAPVESYTLFDLGSSYRYNDNFDVGLQITNLFNREYIPAGEASFIPGRVFSGPGRAVTLNLDFRF from the coding sequence ATGACAAAAATAAAGCTGACCGCTGCCAATCGTCTTTCTGGCCTCCCCAGAACAACTCTCGCGCTGCTCATTGCGGCTCCGCTGGCCGCCCAGGCGCAGCCCACACAGGAGACCGGTGGCGATGCCGGCGAGCGTGCGACAGACCTCGGGTCGCTGGTGGTTACCTCAACCCGTCGCGATCAAACGCTTTCCGATATTCCACGGTCCGTCCGGGTATTCGACGGCGAGGAGCTGGAGAATCTCCAGGCCCAAACTAACAGCGTGCAGGAGATTCTGGGTAAGTTGATACCGGGTTTTGCGCCGCCGGTGACCGAAGGCAGCGCCGGATCGCTGACGTTGCGGGGCAGGGCGCCACTGTTTCTGATCGACGGTGTGCCTATCGCGAGCAACACCAATTTTTCCCGCTACCTCGATAAATTTGATCCGATGACCATCGATCGGATTGAGGTGGTGTACGGACCCACCGCGCTCTACGGTGCCGGCGCCACCGGCGGGGTGATTCAGTTCTTTACCAAGCCGGCCAACACGGACAGCTTGAAAATTGAGGCCGGGAGTCAGCTGCGGGCCTATGTGACCGGCGAGGATAACTTCGACAGCGACAGCCAGCTCCGGCAGTTTTACGCCAGCGTCAGCGGGCCCGTAAATGACCGCCTTTCGGTTTATGGCTACGCGAGCTATGCCGACACGGGCGGCGTGGCACGCGCAGAGGGTGACCTGCTGCCCGGTCGAAGCCAGTTTGTCGACGATATTTCGTTCCTCGGCAAAGCGCGACTGCAGATGACCGAAGCGCAGGCACTGACGCTCACGCTGAACGCCACCGAGCTCGACTATCAGGACGCCTCCTTTGAGTTCAGCCGATCGATCGCCGATGACGGGACCGTCATTGCCGCGCGAAATCCGGCGCCGTTGTCCTACGCTGAGCCTCCGACCAATGAGTTTTTCTTTGCCAGCCTCGACTACGCCCATGAGGACGTGCTGGGCGGTCGGGTGTCAGCTCAGCTTTACTACAGCGAGTCGGAGTTTCTGAACCCCGCGAGCGATATCCGACCGCTGCTGATGAGGTTTGGTGGACCCTTTCCGGATTTCTTTCCCGGCCTGTGGCAAACGGGCCGCATCACCGACGAATTCGGCCTCCGGACGCAATTCAGCCGGCAATTCGACAACGGTCTCAACATCACCGTCGGCCTTGACTACAACGACGCCGAGAGCGACAGCCTGCTGCCCATTTCGAGCGAAGCTGACTTCGACCAGACGCTTTTCCTAGACGCCGCGGTGCGCGCTCAGCAGACACCGCCATATACGCTCGACGCAACCGGACTATTCGTTGAGGCCGGGATGCCGGTCACAGATCGTGTATCGCTATCCGCAGGTCTTCGCTGGGATGAGTTCGACTACGAGGTTATCGGACCCTACGACGTGGTCTTCACCTTTCAGCCTGGCGAGCGGCCGGGCGGCAGCGGTAGCTCCGACGATATTTCCTGGAATACCGGCATCAACTTTGACCTGACAGATCGCACGGTGCTCTTTGCCAACTACTCAGAGGGTTTCACGATCCCGTCGCTGGGCTTCATTGGCAACAACGTACCGCCCGGCGTGCCGGTTTCGGACTCGCGGCTCGTCGAACCGATCATCACCGAAAGCATTGAGGTTGGCATCCGCGGCAACGCCGGACCGCTTCAATTTGCGGCCGCCGCCTACACCACCGACTCGGATTTCAGCACAGCTATTGGTGTCGATCCGGCGACCGGTCTTGCTGTACGAGACCGGGCTCCGATTGATATCTATGGTGTCGAGGCGTCGGTACTGTGGAACGTCAACGACCGGTTTTCCGTCGAGAGCGCCATCACGTGGGTTGAGGGAGAGGTGGATCCGAACAACGACGGCAACGAGCTTGATGTGACGACTCAGGACGTTCCGCCAGTGAAATTCTGGATCACGCCACGCTACCAGATCACGTCAAAATGGAGCATCTTCGGGCAGCTATTCTACGTGGCTGACCGCGACGAAGCATTTGAGGACGGGACGGATCCCGCGCCCGTGGAAAGCTATACGTTGTTCGACCTTGGCAGCAGCTATCGCTACAACGACAACTTTGACGTTGGCCTACAGATCACTAACCTGTTCAACCGTGAGTACATCCCCGCGGGTGAAGCGAGCTTCATTCCGGGGCGCGTTTTCTCCGGCCCCGGGCGCGCGGTCACGCTGAATCTCGACTTCCGGTTCTAA
- a CDS encoding AP2/ERF family transcription factor gives MTHDANAELGEYGWYGLSRIDDQKSRCYGWRVSLRRDGTQYVKTFHDKKCGGRDTALELAKEWRDHIAETVAPMSRYKLAQIVRANNQSGITGVCRYTKRHRRADGSYGENSYWEANWPTVPGKHGRATYAVKIYGEAKARELAIMARSKALTALEGFYWKSDTPGAVRSNFGDDTAIDCNEGRAEGA, from the coding sequence ATGACGCACGACGCGAACGCAGAACTGGGCGAGTATGGTTGGTACGGCCTGAGCCGCATCGATGACCAGAAAAGCCGCTGCTATGGCTGGCGGGTCAGCCTCAGACGAGATGGAACACAGTACGTAAAGACTTTCCACGACAAAAAATGTGGGGGGCGGGACACGGCGCTTGAGCTAGCAAAAGAGTGGCGCGACCATATCGCCGAGACGGTTGCACCGATGTCGCGCTACAAACTTGCGCAAATTGTCCGGGCCAACAATCAATCTGGTATTACCGGCGTTTGTCGCTATACCAAACGCCATCGTCGCGCGGACGGCTCATATGGAGAAAACAGCTACTGGGAAGCCAACTGGCCCACCGTTCCCGGCAAACATGGTCGAGCGACTTATGCCGTCAAAATTTACGGTGAGGCCAAAGCGCGAGAACTCGCCATCATGGCACGGAGCAAAGCGCTTACCGCCCTCGAAGGGTTTTATTGGAAATCGGATACGCCAGGAGCTGTTCGTTCAAACTTTGGCGACGACACCGCAATTGATTGCAACGAAGGCAGAGCTGAAGGCGCGTAG
- a CDS encoding VOC family protein produces the protein MKLDHIILACPDLEAGCEEVKRRLGIELVTGGRHENMGTHNALAGLNQGAYLELLAPDAKGVSTGLAQKLRTLGGVTLYHWAVSHPQSAPLSRVDGILPESWVPGRRRLSDGSELTWHLMFPQSDLGALVPFFIDWGDTPSPGKQLEASGRLAAIRLRTPRANVLAAWLKPLPQVQIEEAAQGSWSIELISGAERWSLSSVSDHLEGIQSWH, from the coding sequence GTGAAGCTCGACCATATCATCCTGGCATGCCCCGACCTTGAAGCGGGGTGCGAAGAGGTAAAGCGCCGCCTCGGCATCGAGCTGGTGACTGGGGGGCGACACGAGAACATGGGCACCCACAACGCGCTGGCCGGCTTGAATCAGGGCGCTTATCTTGAGCTTCTGGCACCAGACGCGAAAGGAGTCAGCACTGGGCTGGCTCAAAAGCTGCGCACGCTGGGGGGCGTGACGCTGTATCACTGGGCTGTCTCACACCCTCAATCGGCGCCGCTTTCCAGGGTCGATGGCATTCTGCCGGAAAGCTGGGTCCCGGGTCGCCGGAGGCTGTCCGACGGGTCTGAGCTGACGTGGCATCTGATGTTTCCCCAGTCTGACCTAGGCGCTCTGGTACCGTTCTTTATCGACTGGGGGGACACCCCATCACCCGGAAAACAACTGGAGGCATCGGGGCGACTCGCGGCAATCAGGCTCAGGACCCCTCGTGCCAATGTGCTGGCAGCTTGGCTGAAGCCGCTGCCTCAAGTACAAATCGAGGAAGCCGCTCAGGGCTCGTGGAGCATCGAGTTGATCAGTGGTGCGGAACGCTGGTCATTAAGCAGTGTCTCAGACCACCTCGAGGGTATTCAGTCATGGCACTAG
- the fur gene encoding ferric iron uptake transcriptional regulator, giving the protein MPDRNELRKAGLKVTLPRVKILEILDSSENHHLSAEDVYRRLLEEGEDIGLATVYRVLNQFEAAGLVVKHDFEGDKSVFELDTGTHHDHMVDIDSGEVTEFFSEALERLQHELCEARGYELADHTMVLYVRKKD; this is encoded by the coding sequence ATGCCCGATCGAAACGAACTTCGCAAAGCCGGCCTAAAGGTCACTCTGCCACGAGTAAAGATCCTCGAGATACTGGATTCGAGTGAAAACCACCACCTCAGTGCCGAGGATGTTTACCGCCGGCTGTTGGAGGAAGGGGAGGACATCGGCCTGGCAACTGTCTACCGGGTGCTCAACCAGTTTGAGGCGGCGGGTTTGGTGGTCAAACACGACTTTGAGGGCGATAAGTCCGTTTTTGAGCTCGATACGGGTACGCACCACGATCACATGGTCGACATCGACTCAGGCGAGGTGACCGAGTTTTTCTCCGAGGCTTTGGAGCGGCTACAGCACGAGCTGTGCGAAGCGCGGGGTTATGAGTTGGCAGACCACACCATGGTGCTCTACGTACGCAAGAAAGACTAA
- a CDS encoding TonB-dependent receptor: MFKEVAMVAESSISAGASGVTVDPRILLLATAAALALTPPISTAQVEEDADSDDSIEEVVVRGEKESSYRVEDTSTAGLFDMALSDTPFNVGVITEEFIEDRQIFTLRDAVLSNASVTRTHSHSSTSSQFNIRGFGLNADRLGYLINGVPVAANDAPPAHISALERIEVLKGASTLYYGAGEPAGIINYVYKKPLDEARYSISTTIGEYSDYRAELDATGPLGSDQLLYRFTLGWRDSEGPVDFDYARDFAPTIQLQWQPSEKTTLRFIGEYVEHESNPLSQDAIFLNGSYIDAPENTYYGFSTDYEEQESLGVQLHLDHVFSDTLKLRAQLGWKDGGRDAGNSGYMVPLPFVIPGINDPANGILARSAFDQRREAESQYFAAHLAWDTEFAGLNHDIVVGLNYSENEITNIGYFNSLIGVLPALLGGDFSVLATLPPSANVFDPVTVSYNHLTNFGDSPPFYRDIWQYDNLGLNFQDAIEIPDWNLQLLLGLRYTTSGAETILSLEEDGSPGPGFGPDTDESALIPRVGAVYDFSDTQSVYVSYGETFQPPFTNSLDRNGNPITEPEVGVQYELGWRGSFFNDSLATTLAVYDLTKENIIVATGVPNVSDVAGEQRSQGIELDLTGRVNDYWDLYFSYAYTSTEVVDAGSSSQTEGDRFPGVPRHKAVLWNNFSLDWTGITGLTFGYGVDYMSEALAGALVDPIALTFGNVVTPAQGVVHNANIGYVTDTDFGNLNLNLGFTNVTDRDYVLNTSNTLFARRGQPRTVLLTATMTF, encoded by the coding sequence ATGTTCAAAGAAGTTGCCATGGTTGCAGAGTCGTCGATCTCAGCAGGCGCTAGTGGGGTAACAGTCGATCCTAGGATCTTACTGCTTGCCACTGCTGCTGCCTTGGCGCTTACGCCTCCAATCTCAACTGCACAGGTTGAAGAGGACGCTGACTCGGACGACTCAATCGAGGAGGTGGTCGTCCGGGGAGAAAAGGAGTCTTCTTATCGAGTGGAAGACACCAGCACCGCGGGGCTATTCGACATGGCGCTTAGCGATACGCCGTTCAACGTGGGCGTCATCACCGAGGAATTTATTGAAGATCGCCAGATTTTCACGCTCCGCGATGCGGTGCTCTCCAATGCAAGCGTCACTCGAACGCATTCCCACAGCAGCACGTCAAGCCAGTTCAACATCCGTGGATTCGGCCTGAACGCCGACCGGTTGGGTTATCTGATCAACGGCGTGCCGGTGGCGGCCAATGATGCGCCGCCGGCTCACATATCGGCTCTGGAGCGAATTGAAGTGCTCAAGGGCGCGTCGACGTTGTACTACGGGGCCGGTGAACCAGCGGGCATCATTAACTACGTCTACAAAAAGCCCCTTGATGAAGCGCGATACTCAATTTCGACGACCATTGGCGAATACAGCGATTACCGGGCAGAGCTCGACGCCACCGGCCCGCTGGGTTCCGACCAGTTGCTCTATCGCTTCACCCTGGGTTGGCGGGATTCGGAAGGGCCTGTCGATTTTGATTACGCTCGAGATTTTGCGCCCACCATCCAGCTGCAGTGGCAGCCGTCTGAGAAAACGACGCTTCGCTTCATCGGTGAGTACGTGGAGCACGAAAGCAATCCCCTGTCCCAGGACGCGATTTTCCTGAACGGCTCCTACATTGATGCGCCTGAAAACACTTACTACGGCTTTTCAACGGATTACGAAGAGCAGGAGAGCCTCGGGGTGCAGCTTCACCTCGATCATGTTTTCAGCGATACGCTCAAGCTAAGAGCGCAACTGGGCTGGAAAGATGGCGGTCGGGACGCCGGCAACTCCGGCTACATGGTGCCGCTGCCTTTTGTCATCCCCGGGATCAACGATCCTGCCAACGGCATTCTCGCGCGTTCGGCCTTTGATCAACGACGTGAGGCGGAGTCACAATACTTCGCAGCGCACCTTGCATGGGACACCGAGTTTGCCGGGCTCAACCACGACATTGTCGTCGGCTTGAACTACTCCGAAAATGAGATCACCAACATCGGTTACTTCAACAGCCTGATCGGCGTGCTTCCCGCACTGCTTGGCGGTGATTTCAGCGTCCTGGCCACGCTACCGCCCAGCGCAAACGTGTTTGACCCGGTGACTGTTTCGTACAACCACCTCACGAACTTCGGCGACTCGCCGCCTTTCTACCGGGACATTTGGCAATACGACAACCTTGGACTGAATTTCCAGGATGCGATCGAAATCCCCGACTGGAACCTGCAGCTGCTCCTGGGCTTGCGTTATACCACCTCAGGTGCTGAGACAATCCTGTCTTTGGAGGAAGACGGCAGCCCAGGGCCGGGGTTTGGCCCCGACACAGACGAAAGTGCGCTGATTCCTCGGGTTGGCGCCGTTTACGACTTCAGCGATACGCAGAGTGTTTACGTGAGCTATGGCGAGACCTTCCAACCGCCATTTACCAACAGCCTGGACAGAAACGGCAACCCGATTACGGAGCCGGAAGTTGGCGTCCAATATGAGCTTGGCTGGCGGGGATCGTTTTTCAATGACAGCCTCGCAACCACCCTGGCGGTCTATGACCTGACAAAAGAAAACATCATCGTGGCAACGGGTGTGCCCAACGTGTCTGACGTGGCCGGCGAGCAGCGCAGCCAGGGTATCGAACTGGACCTGACCGGCCGAGTAAACGACTACTGGGACCTGTACTTCAGCTACGCCTACACCAGCACCGAAGTTGTGGACGCAGGTAGCTCAAGCCAGACCGAAGGCGATCGGTTTCCCGGCGTCCCGCGGCACAAAGCCGTGCTGTGGAATAACTTCTCGCTCGACTGGACAGGCATCACTGGCCTGACCTTCGGCTACGGCGTCGACTACATGAGCGAAGCTCTGGCGGGAGCTCTGGTAGATCCTATCGCGCTCACCTTTGGTAACGTCGTAACGCCGGCGCAGGGCGTGGTCCATAACGCCAACATCGGCTACGTCACCGATACCGATTTCGGGAATCTCAATCTCAACCTTGGGTTCACCAACGTGACCGATCGCGACTACGTCCTGAACACCTCGAATACACTTTTTGCGCGACGTGGTCAGCCCCGGACCGTATTGCTGACGGCAACCATGACGTTTTGA
- a CDS encoding AMP-binding protein → MTAWKQWYRGDEDAYEGRCKNSIEEILAEAEADPGERPLITTLLPGGIAGQVSGVEFARQSRRFGSYLRSTLGLASGEVIAIQAPNCLGYAICAVGALRAGLVVSNINPLYTPTETRTQLKDCGAETLVFCDLFANQVMEACKGTPVKRWIAISVTEGFSWPKRTLVRLILRAKRELPKPISAAVSLTHIVQSASGELPEEPSVLDTAMLYQYSGGTTGRSKGVVITRGNLFSNLSQGTSLCPEVVAKRGRTSLLVMPMYHMFGLYMCLATMMTGGHLVLVPNPRPLSILKVAFDRYKPDVFPGVNTLFLKLMEEPWFQANPPALEFTPTGATALDPEVGERWEQLTGSFPVCNYGLTEATTLLTSNPADGRHRKGSVGIPLPGTTVSILDVDGSEMPTDQPGEIVARGPQVAAGYLNRPDADSDTFALQGLRTGDIGYLDKDGYLYIVDRKKDVILVSGFNVYPIEVETALNEHPGVLESGVVGHPSRDSGEKVVAYVVLRTSAVAFDELDAWCRERLAAYKCPKEFHRLDELPKTPIGKVQRRALRS, encoded by the coding sequence CCGGCGGAATAGCCGGGCAGGTGAGCGGCGTGGAATTTGCCCGTCAGAGCCGACGTTTTGGATCCTACCTGCGCAGTACCCTCGGATTGGCCTCGGGGGAAGTGATCGCTATCCAGGCACCTAACTGTCTTGGCTACGCGATTTGCGCTGTCGGTGCGCTGCGGGCCGGGCTGGTGGTGAGCAACATCAATCCACTCTACACGCCAACCGAAACTCGAACGCAGCTGAAGGACTGCGGCGCTGAGACCCTGGTGTTCTGTGACCTGTTTGCCAATCAGGTCATGGAGGCGTGCAAGGGCACTCCCGTAAAACGATGGATCGCGATCTCCGTGACGGAGGGATTCTCCTGGCCCAAGAGGACGCTCGTTCGGCTGATTCTGCGCGCCAAGCGTGAACTTCCGAAGCCGATTTCAGCCGCCGTAAGCCTGACCCACATTGTCCAGTCCGCTTCCGGTGAACTCCCCGAGGAACCCTCCGTGCTCGATACGGCCATGCTTTACCAGTACTCCGGAGGTACGACAGGTCGCTCCAAGGGCGTTGTGATCACCAGGGGCAACCTCTTCAGCAACCTGTCTCAAGGCACAAGCCTCTGTCCCGAAGTTGTGGCGAAGCGCGGACGCACATCGCTGCTGGTGATGCCGATGTATCACATGTTCGGTCTGTACATGTGCCTTGCTACGATGATGACCGGAGGTCACCTCGTTCTGGTGCCCAATCCGCGCCCGCTGTCTATCCTGAAGGTGGCTTTTGACCGTTATAAGCCGGACGTATTTCCCGGGGTCAACACACTGTTTTTGAAGTTGATGGAAGAGCCCTGGTTTCAAGCTAATCCGCCGGCGCTGGAATTCACCCCAACCGGAGCGACGGCGTTGGATCCGGAGGTTGGGGAAAGGTGGGAGCAGCTCACCGGGAGCTTTCCGGTTTGCAACTATGGTCTTACTGAAGCGACGACGCTGCTGACGTCCAATCCGGCAGATGGTCGACACCGCAAAGGCAGTGTCGGCATCCCGCTGCCTGGGACGACGGTGAGTATCCTCGACGTCGACGGCAGCGAAATGCCGACTGATCAGCCCGGCGAAATCGTTGCCCGAGGACCCCAGGTGGCTGCCGGCTACCTGAATCGACCGGACGCTGATTCGGATACCTTTGCGCTGCAGGGGCTGCGCACCGGCGACATCGGCTATCTGGACAAGGACGGATACCTTTATATTGTCGATCGCAAGAAGGACGTGATTTTGGTCAGCGGATTCAACGTCTATCCGATCGAAGTGGAGACGGCCTTGAACGAACATCCTGGGGTTCTCGAGTCGGGAGTGGTCGGTCACCCCTCACGAGACAGCGGGGAGAAAGTTGTGGCCTATGTGGTCCTGCGGACGTCGGCAGTCGCTTTCGACGAGTTGGACGCCTGGTGCCGCGAGCGACTCGCCGCTTACAAATGCCCAAAAGAATTTCATCGGTTGGACGAGCTGCCCAAAACGCCCATCGGGAAAGTCCAGCGGCGGGCCCTTCGCTCGTGA
- a CDS encoding EAL domain-containing protein — protein sequence MRRYQLKVRELSDQRKALEESLAKALQQKQQALLRCADLGAMANQAIENTPIGVAFIRSCGEIFRTNPVFSRMFLNEAAPAGQNLQEFVAKPDHELFGAFLRQLVDAASAPEHTNFDCVNGAGDPVRTLMTASVVRNDQGEFRFAVIQIQDVTEASVLTDKLKYHANFDELTGLHNRRAFQASLRKLCDETQNKSAFLMFMDLDQFKVVNDTSGHAAGDELLRCVAELLRQSVRKGDLVARLGGDEFAILLDQCPEKRAASIAESICTRISEYAFHWNSDTFRVGVSIGLVPVGEHGKDPEELQQLADAACYAAKEAGRNQVHLVKGASDRVEAKRGEMRWVARLGDAMDQNQFALFGQRIIPLQPRSKEPERIEVLLRLRNTNERDLVLPGAFLPAAERYGLSSKLDEWVVRNLLRSLYIYRTVGAEHRRYWVNLSGASIGDRKFCRTLLHMMEESPLPPGMVNFEITETAVIRSIGAARELMTALKALGSEFALDDFGSGLSSFGHLKHLPVDYLKIDGMFVRDIVQDETDRVFVKSIIDIAHTMGIRTVAEYVESASILDAITQLGADFAQGYHVHAPEMLAPVFPGELQNADSKLRSKMTEL from the coding sequence GTGCGTCGCTACCAACTCAAAGTTCGTGAGCTGAGCGACCAAAGAAAAGCGCTGGAGGAGTCTCTGGCGAAGGCCCTTCAACAGAAGCAGCAGGCGTTGCTCAGGTGTGCTGACCTGGGGGCCATGGCGAACCAGGCGATTGAAAATACGCCAATTGGCGTCGCCTTCATACGAAGTTGCGGGGAGATCTTTCGTACTAACCCTGTCTTCTCTCGGATGTTTCTGAACGAAGCGGCCCCCGCTGGGCAGAATCTCCAGGAATTCGTGGCCAAACCCGACCATGAGCTATTCGGGGCTTTCCTGCGGCAGCTGGTCGACGCTGCATCTGCGCCTGAGCATACAAACTTTGACTGCGTCAACGGTGCCGGTGACCCCGTGAGAACGCTGATGACGGCGTCAGTGGTGCGCAATGACCAAGGCGAATTTCGCTTCGCCGTTATTCAGATTCAGGATGTCACTGAGGCGTCTGTGCTGACCGACAAGCTGAAGTATCACGCAAATTTCGACGAGCTCACCGGCTTGCACAATCGACGGGCGTTTCAAGCTAGCCTTCGGAAGCTGTGCGACGAAACACAAAACAAGTCCGCGTTCCTGATGTTCATGGACTTGGATCAGTTCAAAGTCGTCAATGACACCAGCGGCCATGCTGCGGGTGATGAGCTTCTTCGCTGCGTCGCCGAACTCCTGCGTCAGTCCGTCCGAAAAGGTGATCTGGTAGCCCGTTTAGGGGGAGACGAGTTTGCGATTCTCCTGGACCAATGCCCAGAGAAACGCGCGGCTTCAATCGCTGAATCGATCTGTACTCGAATCTCAGAGTATGCGTTTCACTGGAACTCGGACACGTTCCGCGTCGGCGTGAGCATTGGCCTGGTTCCGGTCGGGGAACACGGCAAGGATCCCGAAGAATTGCAGCAGCTAGCTGACGCGGCTTGCTATGCCGCCAAGGAGGCGGGACGCAATCAGGTACACCTGGTGAAGGGGGCAAGCGATCGGGTCGAGGCCAAACGTGGGGAAATGCGCTGGGTTGCGCGTCTCGGCGACGCCATGGATCAAAATCAGTTTGCGCTTTTTGGGCAGCGCATCATCCCGCTTCAGCCGCGCAGCAAAGAGCCTGAGAGAATTGAAGTCTTATTAAGGCTTCGCAACACCAACGAGCGGGACCTGGTCTTGCCGGGGGCTTTCCTCCCGGCGGCGGAACGCTATGGTTTAAGCAGCAAACTTGATGAGTGGGTGGTGCGCAATCTGCTGCGATCGCTTTATATCTATAGAACGGTAGGTGCTGAGCATCGTCGATACTGGGTCAATCTGTCGGGTGCGAGCATCGGAGATCGAAAATTCTGCCGGACTTTGCTGCATATGATGGAGGAATCCCCGCTCCCGCCAGGCATGGTGAATTTCGAGATTACCGAGACGGCCGTCATTCGCAGCATTGGCGCCGCACGCGAACTGATGACGGCGCTCAAGGCGCTGGGGAGCGAGTTTGCACTGGACGATTTTGGCAGCGGTTTGTCCTCGTTTGGGCACCTAAAACACCTGCCGGTGGATTATCTGAAGATTGACGGGATGTTCGTGCGAGATATCGTGCAAGATGAAACTGACCGCGTGTTTGTGAAGTCCATTATCGACATTGCCCACACGATGGGTATTCGAACCGTCGCCGAATACGTCGAATCGGCTTCCATCCTCGACGCCATCACACAACTGGGCGCCGACTTTGCTCAGGGTTATCACGTTCACGCACCGGAAATGCTTGCGCCAGTTTTCCCGGGCGAGCTGCAAAACGCGGATTCGAAACTTCGATCCAAGATGACAGAACTGTAG